From the Octadecabacter antarcticus 307 genome, one window contains:
- the iolG gene encoding inositol 2-dehydrogenase, with amino-acid sequence MTQTLGVALLGTGRMAHVYGPKINAHPGLKLEVIYNPRMSSAQKAVAQYGGRPLDDLDIVLADASVDAVVIATPTDTHLDYIEKVAQAGKPIYCEKPLDQTLERVDQAMAALHAHPVPFMLGFNRRFDPDNKALRDAVQNGEIGQINMLMSWSREPAPPPIEYVRVSGGYFVDATIHDIDLLCWIAGERPVEVSACGSCMFDPQIGAEGDFDLTMTTLKMPSGALLHINNSRACAYGFDQRLEAFGDKGMVQTVNHRDDNLVRWDKQRTAAREPLKHFFLERYDQSFYQALDEFHSAIIAGRAPSSSAQDGRAALAIALACARSAREGRAISPDY; translated from the coding sequence ATGACACAGACACTTGGGGTTGCATTACTGGGGACAGGGCGCATGGCTCATGTTTATGGTCCCAAGATAAACGCCCACCCGGGGCTGAAGCTTGAGGTGATCTACAATCCTCGCATGTCCTCGGCGCAAAAGGCTGTGGCACAGTATGGTGGCCGGCCGTTAGACGATCTCGATATCGTTTTGGCTGATGCGAGTGTCGATGCGGTGGTGATAGCTACACCGACCGATACGCACTTAGACTATATCGAAAAAGTCGCTCAGGCAGGCAAACCTATCTACTGCGAAAAACCACTGGACCAGACGCTTGAACGGGTGGATCAGGCGATGGCCGCTCTGCACGCACATCCAGTCCCTTTCATGTTGGGCTTCAACAGGCGCTTCGACCCTGACAACAAAGCGCTTCGAGATGCTGTTCAAAACGGTGAGATCGGGCAGATCAATATGTTGATGAGCTGGAGTAGAGAACCTGCACCACCGCCAATCGAATACGTTCGCGTGTCTGGCGGCTATTTCGTCGATGCGACGATACACGATATTGATCTTCTTTGCTGGATTGCGGGCGAGCGGCCCGTCGAGGTGTCAGCCTGTGGTTCGTGTATGTTCGATCCGCAGATTGGTGCCGAGGGAGACTTCGACCTGACCATGACCACGCTCAAGATGCCATCTGGCGCGCTGTTGCACATCAACAATTCGCGCGCATGTGCTTACGGGTTTGATCAGCGGTTGGAGGCCTTTGGGGACAAGGGTATGGTCCAAACGGTAAATCACCGAGACGATAACCTCGTACGTTGGGATAAGCAGCGGACGGCCGCCCGTGAACCGCTAAAGCACTTTTTTCTAGAGCGGTACGATCAGTCTTTCTACCAAGCGCTTGATGAGTTCCACAGCGCTATCATCGCGGGAAGAGCCCCGTCGTCCAGTGCGCAAGACGGTCGAGCCGCGCTCGCTATAGCGCTAGCATGTGCGAGGTCTGCACGTGAAGGACGGGCTATTTCCCCCGATTACTAA
- a CDS encoding bile acid:sodium symporter family protein, protein MVGPLEQAILALMIFVIMLGMGASLTPRDFMLALKRPYGLIIGVVSQYGFMPFIGFLLALLLPVSDPIKIGILIMSCMPGGTTSNIFTYFSKGNLALSVLMTVTSTIFGVLMIPIVLVIYAGALDVDIPRENIIATLVLLLVPVGIGMVMRKFNANVGAVTEFMGSMLAVFFIVFLIVSWIPRNFTFLMETGWATYLAAIAIGVIGITAGYLFAKALKLHPRNARTVGLETGIQNGPLAIAIIAFTFSGTDQQTINAVPVLYSLFIVIVATLVTLYFRRANTAAEQKMPDGLL, encoded by the coding sequence ATGGTCGGACCACTAGAACAGGCAATCCTCGCACTTATGATCTTCGTGATCATGCTGGGAATGGGCGCGTCGTTGACACCGCGTGATTTCATGCTGGCGCTCAAACGCCCCTATGGTTTGATTATTGGTGTGGTGTCGCAATATGGCTTCATGCCGTTCATCGGGTTCTTGCTGGCGCTGCTTTTGCCCGTGTCCGACCCGATCAAGATTGGCATCCTAATCATGTCATGCATGCCGGGCGGGACCACATCGAACATTTTCACATATTTTTCAAAGGGTAATCTCGCGTTGTCGGTTTTGATGACAGTGACGTCGACAATATTCGGTGTGTTGATGATCCCGATTGTACTGGTCATTTATGCGGGTGCGCTGGACGTGGATATTCCACGCGAAAACATCATCGCGACGCTTGTGTTGTTATTGGTGCCTGTTGGTATCGGCATGGTCATGCGAAAATTCAATGCCAATGTGGGCGCTGTGACAGAATTTATGGGGTCGATGCTCGCGGTATTTTTCATCGTGTTTTTGATCGTGTCATGGATTCCGCGCAATTTCACATTTCTTATGGAAACCGGCTGGGCGACCTATCTGGCGGCCATTGCTATTGGCGTGATCGGAATTACGGCGGGCTATTTGTTCGCTAAGGCGCTGAAATTGCATCCGCGCAATGCGCGCACTGTGGGCTTGGAGACGGGCATTCAGAACGGCCCACTCGCCATCGCAATCATCGCGTTTACGTTTTCAGGCACAGATCAGCAGACGATCAACGCGGTACCGGTGCTGTACTCGTTGTTCATCGTGATAGTTGCAACGCTGGTAACGCTGTATTTTCGCCGCGCAAATACCGCTGCCGAGCAAAAGATGCCAGACGGCTTGTTATAG
- a CDS encoding GMC family oxidoreductase N-terminal domain-containing protein → MSKFNILSIPRFRVLRQAFSYLYDRPNKDGDKFDYIVVGAGSAGCAVAGRLGEADHAVLLLEVGGKDPNPFIYIPLHYSMLYANKSVNWR, encoded by the coding sequence ATGTCCAAATTTAATATTTTGTCCATTCCGAGATTCAGAGTGTTGCGACAGGCTTTTAGCTATCTATACGACAGGCCTAATAAGGACGGCGACAAATTCGACTATATTGTGGTGGGCGCCGGATCTGCGGGCTGCGCCGTCGCTGGGCGATTGGGTGAAGCTGATCATGCCGTTCTACTGCTCGAAGTGGGAGGAAAAGACCCCAATCCATTCATCTATATCCCCCTCCACTACTCCATGCTCTACGCAAACAAGTCGGTGAATTGGCGCTGA
- a CDS encoding GMC family oxidoreductase: protein MSQAVYDYIVIGAGSAGCAVAGRLGEAGYSVLLLEAGGKDRNPFIHIPLGYSMLYANPSVNWCYESSPEPHLNNRRLFQPRGKVLGGTGAINGMIYMRGQPEDFDGWQAAGCIGWGWEDVLPYFKSCEDQERGADAHHGVGGPVAVSDIRQEHALGEAFHSASEALGIPRNDDFNGPNQEGTGYVQTTTKKGRRWSTASGYLRGPAKKNIDLKLNAMVDGIDLDGKHATGVRWTDKSGSHKAKARREIILSGGAFNSPQLLQISGIGPEALLKQRGIKVQHELPGVGENLQDHFGIGAEYRSTGHPTVNDLYNNKLKGGLQLLRYLLFRTGPFADNGNYSNTFICSGPEIERPDMMVTFMAWCTDEQLKPRPFSGFTILAEHMRPNSRGHVRITGPRPTDQPEIQFNFFADEADQRAALAGLKFGRKIAETRPMADCVEYELSPGKEMQSDPELLDYCRANGLSLLHSVGTCKMGTGPDAVVDPRLRVHGIKGLRVADASIMPRIVTGNTNAAAIMIGEKAAAMIIEDAKEQP from the coding sequence ATGTCACAGGCTGTGTATGATTACATCGTGATTGGTGCGGGCTCTGCTGGGTGTGCTGTAGCCGGACGGCTAGGTGAGGCCGGTTATTCCGTCCTGTTGCTCGAAGCGGGGGGCAAAGATCGCAATCCGTTCATTCATATTCCGCTTGGCTACTCAATGCTCTACGCGAACCCTTCGGTAAACTGGTGTTACGAAAGTTCGCCTGAACCCCATCTGAACAACCGACGGCTATTCCAACCGCGCGGCAAGGTATTAGGAGGCACTGGCGCAATTAATGGCATGATATACATGCGCGGTCAGCCTGAAGACTTTGACGGTTGGCAAGCTGCAGGATGCATAGGCTGGGGTTGGGAAGATGTGTTGCCATATTTTAAGTCCTGTGAGGATCAAGAGCGAGGGGCCGACGCCCATCATGGGGTAGGTGGCCCAGTTGCCGTCTCGGATATTCGTCAAGAACATGCGTTGGGTGAAGCGTTCCATTCTGCGTCTGAAGCCTTGGGCATCCCTCGGAACGATGACTTCAACGGGCCAAATCAGGAAGGCACCGGTTACGTTCAGACCACGACAAAGAAAGGCCGGCGATGGAGTACTGCGTCCGGTTACCTGCGCGGGCCTGCCAAGAAAAACATCGATTTGAAGCTGAACGCAATGGTTGATGGGATTGATTTGGACGGTAAACATGCAACCGGGGTGCGCTGGACCGATAAGTCGGGCTCTCATAAAGCAAAGGCCCGCCGCGAGATCATTCTCAGCGGAGGCGCGTTCAACTCTCCCCAGTTGCTGCAAATTTCGGGGATCGGGCCTGAGGCTCTATTGAAGCAGCGTGGGATTAAAGTGCAGCATGAGCTTCCCGGCGTCGGCGAAAACTTACAGGACCATTTTGGAATTGGTGCCGAATATCGCTCAACCGGACATCCTACAGTCAACGATCTGTACAACAATAAGCTCAAGGGGGGCTTGCAATTGTTACGTTACCTGCTGTTCCGTACGGGCCCTTTCGCCGACAATGGCAACTATTCCAATACCTTTATCTGCTCGGGCCCGGAAATTGAGCGACCGGACATGATGGTTACTTTTATGGCGTGGTGCACCGACGAGCAACTGAAGCCACGCCCCTTCTCTGGCTTCACAATTTTGGCAGAACATATGAGGCCCAATTCACGGGGACATGTGCGCATCACTGGGCCGCGCCCCACGGATCAACCCGAGATCCAATTCAATTTTTTCGCTGACGAAGCCGATCAAAGGGCTGCGCTGGCTGGGCTGAAATTCGGTCGTAAGATTGCTGAGACGCGCCCGATGGCAGATTGCGTCGAATACGAGCTTTCGCCGGGCAAAGAAATGCAGTCCGATCCTGAACTTCTGGATTATTGCCGGGCGAACGGGCTCTCCCTTCTGCATTCTGTGGGCACCTGCAAAATGGGCACGGGGCCCGATGCGGTTGTCGATCCCCGCCTGCGCGTTCACGGGATCAAAGGGCTGCGGGTAGCCGATGCCTCAATTATGCCGCGCATTGTAACTGGAAACACCAACGCCGCCGCGATCATGATCGGTGAAAAGGCCGCAGCCATGATAATTGAAGACGCAAAGGAACAGCCATGA
- a CDS encoding AMP-binding protein codes for MSEQHKPWTAYYGPSVRKEIETAHYRTIGDMVSAVAHLYAKKPAFTTCLPNGMNGTLTFAQVDEMSNGLAVYLRETAGLEKGDRVALQVPNGLSFPVAAFAILKAGCVLVNVNPLYTAEEMARQFADAEPQALIVVDMFADKLTQALKGHPIPNIIITQVAEFFPAMPRSIVRLVQKHWDRTLAPIDLTHIRLPEAIEAGRQKSVSKEITVEAYREALLPDDIACLQYTGGTTGVSKGAMLTHKNLLMNMEQSMEMITGVEKGREVALTALPLYHIFAFTVNLLGFYYLGGRNILIPNPRPLTNLKRAMENYPITWMSGVNTLFNGLSNETWFQDSPPKHLKFASAGGMALQSSVAEVWEKVTGKPVLEGYGLTESSPVITFNPLGKMRPNSIGIPVPSTELRCLDEDGKDVPQGQPGELAARGPQIMKGYWKKPDDTAKIMQGDWLLTGDIGIMDKGGYFSIVDRKKDLVLVSGFNVYPNEIEDCLTRHPGILEAAVIGVPDGASGEAVKAFVVLSDQSLSSATIRAYCKEHLTGYKVPKMVEFRDDLPKSNVGKILRKDLRSEEFAPENGAQRNAS; via the coding sequence ATGAGCGAACAACATAAACCGTGGACGGCCTATTACGGCCCGTCTGTGCGCAAAGAAATTGAAACGGCGCACTACCGTACAATCGGCGATATGGTCAGTGCCGTGGCTCACCTCTATGCTAAGAAACCTGCATTTACGACATGTCTACCTAACGGGATGAACGGAACGCTAACTTTTGCGCAAGTCGACGAGATGTCAAATGGGCTTGCGGTCTACTTGCGTGAAACAGCAGGCCTCGAAAAAGGCGACCGCGTCGCATTGCAGGTGCCAAACGGGTTATCATTCCCCGTAGCAGCGTTTGCGATTTTGAAGGCGGGCTGCGTCTTAGTGAACGTCAATCCGCTCTATACTGCCGAAGAAATGGCGCGCCAGTTTGCCGATGCGGAACCACAAGCGCTGATCGTAGTCGATATGTTTGCCGACAAATTGACACAGGCCCTCAAAGGCCACCCGATCCCAAATATAATCATCACGCAAGTGGCAGAGTTTTTCCCTGCAATGCCGCGCAGCATTGTGCGTTTGGTGCAAAAACACTGGGACCGTACGCTGGCACCGATTGATTTAACCCATATCCGCCTACCCGAAGCAATAGAAGCCGGTCGGCAAAAAAGTGTAAGCAAGGAAATCACGGTCGAAGCATACCGCGAAGCCCTTTTACCCGACGATATCGCCTGTTTGCAATATACTGGCGGCACCACAGGGGTGTCCAAAGGGGCGATGCTAACCCATAAAAACCTGCTCATGAATATGGAACAGAGCATGGAGATGATCACCGGCGTCGAGAAAGGCCGTGAGGTCGCACTTACCGCGCTACCACTCTACCATATTTTTGCGTTTACTGTGAATTTGCTAGGGTTTTATTACCTAGGTGGCCGCAACATCCTGATCCCGAACCCACGCCCGTTGACGAACCTCAAACGCGCAATGGAGAATTATCCGATCACGTGGATGAGTGGTGTGAACACGCTGTTTAACGGTTTGAGCAACGAGACGTGGTTTCAGGATTCCCCGCCCAAACACCTGAAATTTGCCTCTGCGGGCGGCATGGCCCTGCAAAGTTCAGTCGCCGAAGTGTGGGAAAAGGTCACGGGCAAACCGGTCCTCGAAGGTTACGGTTTGACCGAATCTTCGCCGGTGATCACGTTCAATCCACTGGGTAAAATGCGGCCCAATTCCATCGGTATTCCGGTGCCGTCCACCGAACTGCGCTGTCTGGATGAGGACGGCAAAGACGTGCCACAAGGGCAACCAGGCGAGCTGGCCGCGCGTGGGCCGCAGATCATGAAGGGCTATTGGAAAAAACCCGACGATACGGCCAAAATCATGCAAGGTGACTGGTTGCTGACGGGCGACATCGGCATCATGGATAAGGGCGGGTATTTTTCAATTGTGGATCGCAAAAAAGACCTCGTGTTGGTTTCAGGCTTTAATGTCTATCCAAACGAGATCGAGGATTGCCTGACGCGACACCCCGGCATCCTAGAGGCCGCTGTAATCGGCGTGCCTGACGGGGCATCGGGCGAAGCGGTGAAGGCGTTTGTAGTGCTGAGCGATCAGTCGCTGAGCAGTGCTACGATCCGCGCCTACTGCAAGGAACATCTGACGGGGTACAAAGTACCAAAAATGGTTGAATTTCGCGATGATCTGCCAAAATCCAACGTCGGAAAAATTCTGCGCAAAGATTTGCGCAGTGAAGAATTTGCCCCCGAAAATGGCGCACAGCGCAACGCGTCCTGA